In one Lolium rigidum isolate FL_2022 chromosome 3, APGP_CSIRO_Lrig_0.1, whole genome shotgun sequence genomic region, the following are encoded:
- the LOC124695000 gene encoding pentatricopeptide repeat-containing protein At3g29290-like: protein MAAVWGGCSTSRGSFSLELPRRGTGILSRNGGRSGGEAHRVSGVMVLARGVAAPPCVPESDVTRKEEARPGTRGMDDERPIAGGFVYHKSHGLRRRPVKPPAAAVEKEPVRARSVRPVPVSESAPEVRVSDKFEHEGSSRLHFLEERDEEMLSTRLMRLGQSNKVRSAMELFDSMRASGLQPTAHACNSLLASLIRRGYPADARKMFEFMREKRLATGHTYTLILKSVAKTEGYISALQLFSEIEEGEESREALDVIVYNTMISACGRAKDWRQVEKLWRRLAENSSLTGTLMTYDLLVSTFVQCGQSELAVAAYEEMLRNGLDPSEDIMKAVVASCTREGRWEFALATFRRMLSAGMKPNIIAFNSIINSLGKAGEDELAFRMYHLLTSSGLEPDQYTWSALLSALHRSGRCWDTLDLFHGIKSKHPSVLNSHLYHIALMSCERLGQWEHALQLLWLMEKHGLQISAVSYNHVIRACEVACEPKVALKVYQRMTRERCSPDTFTHLSVIRACIWGSLWDEVEDILEEVEPDSSIYNTVIHGLCLRGKPILARKVYKKMQSIGLTPDGKTRSFMLQHITSAE from the exons ATGGCTGCCGTTTGGGGCGGCTGCAGCACAAGCCGCGGTTCCTTCAGTCTCGAACTGCCTCGGCGTGGCACGGGAATCCTATCAAGAAACGGCGGCCGGAGCGGAGGTGAAGCCCACCGGGTAAGCGGCGTCATGGTGCTGGCCAGAGGAGTGGCTGCTCCGCCGTGTGTCCCTGAATCTGATGTCACTCGCAAGGAGGAGGCTCGCCCGGGGACTCGTGGCATGGACGATGAACGACCTATTGCTGGTGGTTTCGTCTATCACAAGAGCCACGGGCTCCGGCGGCGTCCGGTGAAGCCGCCTGCTGCCGCCGTGGAGAAGGAACCTGTCCGCGCTAGAAGTGTTCGGCCGGTGCCAGTTTCAGAGTCGGCGCCAGAAGTGCGAGTTTCAGATAAGTTTGAGCATGAGGGATCATCAAGGCTGCACTTCCTGGAGGAGCGGGACGAGGAGATGCTGTCCACAAGGTTGATGAGGCTCGGCCAGTCCAACAAGGTCAGGAGTGCCATGGAGCTGTTTGATTCAATGCGTGCCTCTGGCCTGCAGCCGACCGCGCACGCCTGCAACTCCCTCTTGGCCAGTCTCATCCGCAGAGGTTACCCCGCCGATGCCAGGAAGATGTTTGAGTTCATGAGGGAGAAAAGATTGGCAACTGGCCATACCTATACCCTGATACTCAAGTCTGTCGCAAAAACCGAGGGCTACATTTCTGCCCTGCAATTGTTCAGCGAAATCGAAGAGGGCGAAGAATCAAGAGAAGCCCTCGATGTGATTGTTTACAACACCATGATATCTGCGTGCGGGCGAGCGAAAgactggaggcaagtggagaaactTTGGAGAAGGCTAGCAGAGAACAGCTCCTTAACTGGAACCCTGATGACCTACGATCTGCTCGTCAGCACGTTTGTGCAGTGTGGACAGTCTGAGCTAGCGGTTGCTGCGTATGAGGAAATGCTCCGCAACGGGCTTGATCCAAGCGAGGATATAATGAAGGCCGTTGTTGCTTCGTGCACCAGGGAAGGGAGGTGGGAGTTTGCGCTGGCCACCTTCAGGAGAATGCTGAGTGCTGGCATGAAGCCCAACATCATCGCGTTTAATTCGATCATCAACTCGCTTGGGAAGGCTGGCGAAGATGAGCTCGCCTTTAGGATGTACCATCTTCTGACATCCTCAGGGCTCGAGCCTGATCAGTATACGTGGAGCGCGTTACTGTCTGCGTTACATAGGTCTGGTCGATGTTGGGACACCCTAGATCTTTTTCATGGAATTAAATCCAAGCATCCGTCGGTCTTAAACAGCCATCTCTACCACATCGCTTTGATGTCCTGTGAAAGGCTCGGCCAATGGGAGCATGCTTTGCAACTGTTGTGGTTGATGGAAAAACACGGGCTGCAAATCTCAGCGGTTTCTTACAATCACGTGATACGTGCTTGTGAGGTTGCTTGCGAGCCAAAAGTTGCGCTGAAAGTGTACCAGCGTATGACTCGTGAAAGGTGCTCGCCGGATACGTTCACACATTTATCTGTTATAAGAGCTTGCATTTGGGGATCTCTCTGGGACGAAGTAGAGGATATACTGGAG GAGGTTGAGCCAGATTCTTCGATCTACAACACAGTCATCCATGGGCTTTGTTTGAGAGGCAAACCCATATTAGCCAGGAAGGTGTATAAGAAAATGCAGAGCATTGGGCTGACACCAGATGGCAAGACGAGGTCCTTCATGCTGCAGCACATCACATCAGCTGAGTAA
- the LOC124695001 gene encoding putative cyclin-dependent kinase F-2 translates to MAVGKRPAAAVLNAGHVMEQGSDDYNSKRRRVRVGSMEEYEATDVLGEGAFGIVKKARHCVTGKTVAIKFLRPDTDASELQEEGRFLEACAGNPYVVGSYGLVREPNTTKLSLVMEYVGPSLHASLSKRPPPLPEAIVRRYMWQLLTGAQKMHERGIVHRDIKPANILVGEDGKILKFCDLGLAMSLATEKTPYYDAGTPPYMAPEMLLGKPDYDARVDTWSLGCVMAEMLAGGKMLFSDKGGSRHAVKISQLWDIFSLLGLPDERAWPELGSLPLAGTFLRWFPAQQHNTLGERFHEEMLSHDGFQVLKGLLECNPDKRLTAASALRLPWFLPEIDNLPVPRKILVRIKLSLPATPKKKKNPQRIKTIPPATPKKKVPRIKFITRATPKTENVLRIPLAMWEKARMMDPCRIIQCRSSVQLMTDFGRSVPFKECHESKWGNG, encoded by the exons ATGGCCGTCGGCAAGCGACCTGCTGCTGCCGTCCTCAACGCCGGCCACGTGATGGAGCAAGGATCAGATGATTACAACAGCAAGAGGAGGCGCGTCCGCGTCGGCAGCATGGAGGAGTACGAGGCGACGGACGTCCTCGGCGAGGGCGCCTTCGGCATCGTCAAGAAGGCGCGCCACTGCGTCACCGGCAAGACCGTGGCCATCAAGTTCCTCCGCCCCGACACCGACGCCAGCGAGCTCCAAGAAGAGGGACGCTTCCTCGAGGCCTGCGCCGGAAACCCTTACGTCGTCGGTTCCTACGGCCTTGTTCGCGAACCGAACACCACCAAGCTCAGCCTCGTCATGGAGTACGTCGGTCCGAGCCTCCACGCATCCTTGTCCAagaggccgccgccgctcccggaGGCCATCGTGCGCCGCTACATGTGGCAGCTCCTCACCGGCGCCCAGAAGATGCACGAGCGCGGCATCGTCCACCGCGACATCAAGCCGGCCAACatcctcgtcggggaagacggaaAGATCCTCAAGTTCTGCGACCTCGGGCTGGCCATGTCCCTCGCGACGGAGAAGACGCCGTACTACGATGCCGGCACGCCACCCTACATGGCGCCCGAGATGCTCCTGGGGAAGCCGGACTACGACGCGCGGGTGGACACATGGTCGCTGGGATGCGTCATGGCGGAGATGCTCGCGGGAGGCAAGATGCTCTTCAGCGACAAGGGCGGAAGCAGGCACGCTGTTAAGATCAGCCAGCTCTGGGATATCTTCAGCCTGCTTGGTTTGCCAGATGAGAGGGCGTGGCCGGAGCTCGGGTCGCTGCCGCTCGCCGGCACGTTTCTGCGATGGTTCCCGGCACAGCAGCACAACACGCTGGGGGAGCGGTTCCACGAAGAGATGCTGTCCCACGACGGGTTCCAAGTCTTGAAAGGGCTTCTTGAGTGCAACCCTGATAAGCGGCTCACGGCGGCCTCCGCGCTCCGACTCCCGTGGTTTTTGCCCGAGATCGACAACTTACCAGTGCCCAGGAAGATCTTGGTGCGGATAAAGCTCTCTCTGCCGGCGAcacccaagaagaagaagaatccgcAGCGGATCAAGACCATACCTCCGG ctacgccgaagaagaaggtgccACGTATCAAGTTCATCACACGAGCGACACCCAAGACGGAGAATGTACTTAGAATTCCACTggcgatgtgggagaaggcacgcaTGATGGATCCAT GTAGAATTATACAGTGTAGATCGAGCGTGCAATTGATGACTGATTTTGGTAGAAGCGTGCCAT TCAAGGAGTGCCATGAATCAAAGTGGGGAAATGGTTAA
- the LOC124695004 gene encoding putative cyclin-dependent kinase F-2 produces the protein MAVGKRHAAVLDAGHATEQGSSDDYYSKRRRVRVGSMEEYEATDVLGEGAFGIVKKARHCVTGKTVAIKFLRPDTDASELQEEGRFLEACAGNPYVVGSHGFVRDPNTTKLSLAMEYVGPSLHTSLSKRPPLPEAVVRRYMWQLLTGAQKMHERGIVHRDIKPANILVGEDGKILKLCDLGLALSLATEKTPYGDAGTPPYMAPEMLLGKPDYDARVDTWSLGCVMAEMLAGGKMLFSFKGGSRHTAKVSQLWEIFSLLGLPDEKAWPEFASLPLAATFLPMRWFSQHDRLGELFHEEMLSNDGFQVLKGLLECNPDKRLTAAAALQLPWFLPEIDKLPVPGKIVVRIKLSRPATPKKKKNLGRIKTQKTKKVKRIRNIVPPAPATTKKNVPLIKFVTRATPKESNVLRIPLAMWEKAHLMDPCKC, from the coding sequence ATGGCCGTCGGCAAGCGACATGCTGCCGTCCTCGACGCCGGCCACGCGACGGAACAAGGATCATCAGATGATTACTACAGCAAGAGGAGGCGCGTCCGCGTCGGCAGCATGGAGGAGTACGAGGCGACGGACGTCCTCGGCGAGGGCGCCTTCGGCATCGTCAAGAAGGCCCGCCACTGCGTCACCGGCAAGACCGTGGCCATCAAGTTCCTCCGCCCCGACACCGACGCCAGCGAGCTCCAAGAAGAGGGGCGCTTCCTCGAGGCCTGCGCCGGAAACCCTTACGTCGTCGGATCGCACGGCTTCGTCCGTGATCCGAACAccaccaagctctccctcgccatgGAGTACGTCGGTCCGAGCCTCCACACATCCTTGTCCAAGAGGCCGCCGCTCCCGGAGGCCGTCGTGCGCCGCTACATGTGGCAGCTTCTCACCGGCGCCCAGAAGATGCACGAGCGCGGCATCGTCCACCGCGACATCAAGCCGGCCAACatcctcgtcggggaagacgggaAGATCCTCAAGCTCTGCGACCTCGGGCTAGCGTTGTCACTGGCGacagagaagacaccatatggggATGCAGGCACGCCGCCCTACATGGCGCCGGAGATGCTCCTGGGGAAGCCGGACTACGACGCGCGGGTGGACACATGGTCGCTGGGATGCGTCATGGCCGAGATGCTCGCGGGAGGCAAGATGCTGTTCAGCTTCAAGGGCGGAAGCAGGCACACTGCCAAGGTCAGCCAGCTCTGGGAGATCTTCAGCCTGCTTGGCTTGCCAGATGAGAAGGCGTGGCCGGAGTTCGCGTCGCTGCCGCTCGCGGCCACGTTTCTGCCGATGCGATGGTTCTCGCAGCACGACAGGCTGGGGGAGCTGTTCCATGAAGAGATGCTGTCCAACGACGGGTTCCAAGTCTTGAAAGGGCTTCTTGAGTGCAACCCTGATAAGCGGCTGACGGCGGCCGCCGCGCTCCAACTCCCCTGGTTTTTGCCCGAGATCGACAAGTTACCAGTGCCCGGGAAGATCGTGGTGCGGATAAAGCTCTCTCGGCCGGCgacaccgaagaagaagaagaatctgGGACGGATCAAGACACAAAAAACGAAGAAAGTGAAGCGGATCAGAAACATCGTCCCTCCAGCTCCAGCTACGACGAAGAAGAATGTGCCGCTTATCAAGTTCGTCACCCGAGCGACACCCAAGGAGAGCAACGTACTTAGAATCCCACTGGCGATGTGGGAGAAAGCACATTTGATGGATCCATGTAAATGCTAG